In the Euphorbia lathyris chromosome 5, ddEupLath1.1, whole genome shotgun sequence genome, one interval contains:
- the LOC136229103 gene encoding vacuolar cation/proton exchanger 3-like produces MDTQKSVNAPPLIPIHSNLEMTSMEDKNAFDPTDETIPIKDAIMIDKKSFDSSGPRSLSSSDVGGNNLLGSKNSVFGSIKIVVFSAKINLLMPFGPLAILVDRVTGNHGFVFLFSLLGIIPMAERLGFATEQLAFFTGPTVGGLLNATFGNATELIISIYALRNGMIRVVQQSLLGSILSNMLLVLGCAFFSGGLVVTNREQVFHKATATVSSNLLLVAVMGLLFPAVLHSTRTELHFGKSELALSRFSSCIMLIGYASFLYFQLKSTKNIYVPVNEDMENWSADDDETPEISKWESIIWLTLLTVWISILSEYLVGAIEGASRDWKIPIAFISVILLPIVGNAAEHAGAIMFAMKDKLDISLGVAIGSSTQISMFGIPFLVIVGWIMGKPMDLNFQLFETATLFITVLVVSFMLQDGTSNYFKGLMLIFCYLIVAASFFVHMDPASIADHPKVKG; encoded by the exons ATGGATACCCAAAAGTCCGTCAATGCTCCGCCATTAATTCCTATACATTCCAATCTTGAG ATGACTTCTATGGAGGATAAAAATGCATTTGACCCCACTGATGAAACCATACCTATAAAAGATGCaatcatgattgataagaagtCATTTGATAGTTCTGGACCAAGATCTTTATCTTCGAGTGATGTGGGAGGCAATAATCTTCTTGGCTCAAAAAATAGTGTATTTGGTAGCATAAAGATTGTGGTATTTTCTGCCAAAATCAACTTGCTTATGCCTTTTGGTCCTTTGGCTATCTTGGTTGATAGAGTTACGGGCAATCAT GGTTTTGTCTTCCTTTTCAGTTTGTTGGGCATTATACCTATGGCAGAGCGTCTTGGATTTGCTACAGA GCAGCTGGCTTTTTTCACTGGTCCTACAG TTGGCGGTCTCTTAAATGCAACTTTTGGAAATGCAACCGAATTGATAATATCAATTTATGCATTGAGAAATGGCATGATACGCGTAGTTCAGCAATCATTACTTGGATCAATCTTGTCAAACATGCTGCTAGTGCTTGGTTGTGCATTCTTCAGCGGTGGACTTGTCGTCACCAACAGGGAACAAGTATTTCATAAG GCTACTGCTACAGTGAGTTCCAATTTGCTGTTAGTGGCAGTCATGGGCCTGCTATTCCCTGCTGTTCTCCACTCTACACGAACAGAATTACATTTCGGGAAGTCCGAATTGGCTCTTTCAAGGTTCAGTAGTTGTATCATGCTCATTGGATATGCTTCATTTCTCTATTTTCAGCTGAAGAGCACAAAGAATATTTATGTCCCTGTAAATGAG GACATGGAAAATTGGAGCGCTGATGATGATGAAACTCCTGAAATCTCAAAATGGGAATCAATCATATGGTTAACTCTTTTGACTGTATGGATTTCTATCCTCTCGGAGTATTTGGTTGGTGCCatagag GGAGCGTCAAGAGATTGGAAAATACCTATTGCATTTATAAGTGTTATTCTGCTCCCAATTGTTGGAAATGCAGCAGAACATGCAGGTGCTATTATGTTCGCCATGAAAGACAAGCTT GATATCTCTTTGGGGGTGGCAATTGGTTCATCAACACAGATATCTATGTTTGGG ATACCCTTTCTTGTGATTGTTGGGTGGATCATGGGGAAACCTATGGACTTAAATTTTCAACTATTTGAGACAGCAACACTTTTTATAACTGTTTTGGTGGTATCGTTTATGTTGCAG GACGGAACTTCTAATTACTTTAAAGGACTAATGCTGATCTTCTGCTACCTAATTGTCGCTGCAAGTTTCTTCGTACATATGGACCCGGCTTCAATAG CGGATCATCCGAAAGTTAAGGGATAA